Part of the Pseudobacteroides sp. genome is shown below.
GGTGTCACTTTTGTTGTTGCAGTTGTAGAAGGTACAGCCTTGCCAAAATATGTTGCAATAGCAATGACATCCGCCATGTTTATGGCACCGTCATTATTTATGTCATACGCAGCAACATATTTTCCATCTCCAGTTACCGAATTAAATTTGGTAGCTAGTTGGATAACGTCAGCCATGTTTATAATACCATCATTATTAAGATCGCCCTTAAATGATGAACCTGAAGGTACTGTAGAAGGTATTATTGAAGGTGATGTTCCGCCTCCGAACGTAAACCAGTCAATGTTTACAGGACCTGAGAATACCAAATACAAGTCATTAACTCCTGCAGCATTGCTAATGTTACACGTTTGTTCCTGGTATGTGTCCCAGTCCCCTGTTGGTGCTACGGACAATGTACCTACGAGGGTGCCGGTAGGACTGCCTAATCTTAACTGGATATTGGTATTGCTTGAACCTGCAACAAGAGCTTTAAACGAGTTTGCACCGCTTCCAAAGTTCACGTTTCTAAAGACAAGATTGTTACCGTCTTCTATATAGCCTATACCGCTTCCACCGTTTCCTGTACCGATAGTTTCTATAGTTGATGAAGTGTAGCTGCTGTAGTTTTCTGCTTCTATTTTATCAAAAGCACTTATTTGAGTTGTGCTTGATGTAGTAGGTCTTGTAGGTGTCGGGCTTGGAATGCTGGATACTGATGGTGATGATGATGAAGAGCCGAATGTAAGGTCCATCTTAGTCATATCAGCTTTACCACTGCTTTGATATCCTTCTACCACCATGGAGACTTCATACATCTTCCCCATCTTCATTCCTTTAGCTTCCCATGCTTTAAAGTGGTCGCTGACAGTTATTTTTCCGCTTGTTCTTTTAGACGTACAGATACTCCAGTATTGTTGGAAAGTTGTATTTCCCTTTATGGAAGGTCCGGTCCTGCTGTTCTGATATACTTCATATGTACGCCCGTCAACTGTAATAGTACCTTTTGATGGTATATTATTTCCCGGTGGCTTCCAGGTGCCATAGCTATCTATAATGTAATATTCCACAAGTGGGTCTTCTGTCCACCCATAAACTGCCATATATGAATTGCCGTTTGGCTGGTAGTTGCAGGTATAATCTATTGCTATACCGTTATAATCCTGCCATGCCTTAGTCGAACCAAGCTTCTTTCCTGTACGGAATAATATGTTATTGATATTGCTCCAGGAGCAATTGAAGGTGCTGCCACCAGTGAGAGTCATGGTTCCGGTACCATTATCCTTCCAGTATTCATAGTCATAGCCTTCGAAAGTGCCGGTTTCATTTGATGTAATCGTTTTTGTCGCCGCCTGTACGTTTGCCGGAAACAAGGTAAACAAGATAGTAAAACACATTAAAATGGAAAAAATTACTCTTATTTTTTGTTTCACCGTACACTCCCCCCTCTTTGTTTAAATTCTTGTTTCATTTTAAACTCCACCTTCCTTCTATAAAATTTGGATTAGGTAAAATATACTATAAATATATCATGTCTCATAAAATATTTACACGTATTAACTTTACTATATTTCTATAAAATTAACTGTCCTTCCATAGATAGAACATGTACTTTCTCCATTTCTTCATTATGAGATACCGAATGATTCGTGCAAGAAATGCCCATTGAGCAACATACAAACTCGTCATGTAATGGAAATTATTTTGCCTTGCCTGATCTTTTTTCATAAGTACATGAAAATATTGCAGTAGAATTGTATAATCTTGTTGCCAAACTTTGATATATTAATATTTTGGTTTCTGAATGTGAAATTTTTGCTTCACTATTTCAAAATATTATAAATCCATAGTAATTTTATGTATGCATTTTAATCCAATTTTCAAAATTATGTCGTGTTGCAATTAAGCAATAAAATCGGTTGAAATAAGGGGGTTTGAGGAATAACATATTACTATAAGAAACCTTGATAACCAATTTAAGACAGTGTTTTAGTGTGAGGGGGGTGACCTGTATTAAAATAGAGACATGTTTGTGGTTTTAGTTATAATCTAAAAGATTATGTATCTTAAATTGGTTATCTTTATATACAAGAGTAGATAAAGAATCGTGGTAAAAGCTGTTTTGCGGTTAAAGTTTTTTAACCGATATAAAAGGAGGGGAAGGATAATGAAAAAATCAAAGAAAGTATTGGCGTTGCTGGTATGTATTTTTATGACAACGGGAACATTAACGGCTTGTCTGTCAGATAATCCCGGAGAAGGCGGTTCAGAAAGCGGTGAGAATGCAACACCTGTGGTAAGTAATAGTGGAGATAATAAAGAAGTAAATAAAAGCCCGGAAGATTACAAGGGAGAAATAGTATTCTGGCACTTTAACAGCAGTGAGGGACCAAAGATAAGTCAAGCATTCAACAAATTATATCCGAATGTAAAGGTAAAGACTACCATTGTATCCGACAGAGATTCCCAGTATCAGAATAAGTTGACGGCAGCCCTTAGGGCTGGTGTGGGAGTTCCGGATGTATTTGTTGCAGAGTCGGCATTTGCAAAAAGGCTTGTTGAGATGCCCGGTGCTTTTTTAGACTTGACAGAGAGAGCAAAGGATGTAGCATCAAAAATGATACCATTTACAGTACAGGTGGGAACAGACAAGAACGGGGCATTAAAGGCATTATCTCACCAGGCTGCACCGGGAGCTATAGCATATAAGAAGACTGTTGCAAAAAAATATCTGGGAACTGATGACCCAAAAGCAATTGCAGAAATGCTTTCCTCAGAGGAAAAAATGCTTGAAACAGCAAAAATACTTAAAGAAAAGAGCGGAGGAAAGGTTGCTTTATTCCCGACATGGGAGGAGCCAAAGAAAATGTATTTAGGTGCACGATCCAAAGGGTGGGTTGTGGATGATAAGCTTAATATAGATCAAAAAGTTATGGAATTGATAGACTTTTCCAAGAATCTTAGGGATAACAAGTATGAGAGCGGGCTGACCCAATGGACACCCGGTTGGTCATCGGCCATAGCCGCTAATGAGACATCAATGGTATGGGCATTGCCGCCATGGGGAGTTCCATGGATAATTAATTCCAATGACAAAACTGCTGCAAATGGAGGAAAATGGGGTATCACAAACCCACCGTTTAAATACTTCTGGGGAGGAACCTGGATGGGTATTTACGCCAATTCACAAAATCAGGATATTGCTTGGGAATTTGTTAAATTCTTTACAGCCAATAAAGATACTGTGAAGAAATGGGCTCTAGATAACCAGGACTTCCCGAATAATCTGGAAATAATTGCAGAAGGATCACCAAGTGACAGCAACATTGTAGGAGCAAACCTATTCAAATTCTATGAACCATTCGTAAAAGATATTAACGGTGAAGTCCTTACACAGTACGATGATATAATAGAAAGAACATTTGATGATGTCATGGTGTCATATCTTGCAGGAAAGTACAAGACAAAGGATGACATGGTTAAGGCGTTCAAGGATAAAGTTAAGACAAACTTGAAAGAGATCCAAGTAGATTAAAGCCAATAGTTTTGAACCTTTAAATATTAGCCCCTTAGTATAGATAGATAATATAAAAATCTTGCATTTGACCTTGGCAAAAATCTTTAAACCCTCGTTTATGCCGTGTCAGATGCAAGATTTTTCAATTGCATTAAGTATGGCATCAAGTGCTGATTTTGGAAGCCATGTGCCTCTAACCATTACTCCGGACATGCTCTTAAGATTTTTAATATCATTCAAGGGATTTTTATCAAGAAGCAGCAGATCCGCTCTCTTGCCAACTGATATAGTACCGAACTCATCAAGCCTATTCAAGCATTCCGCAGCGTTTTTTGTTCCTGCCTTAATAGCCTCAAAAGGGGTCAGCCCTGCTTCAACAAGGTTTTCAAGTTCTTCGTGTGCAGAGAAACCTGGAACTATATAGGGGTTGGGTGAATCGGTACCCAGCAGAATTCTGGCTCCTGCTTTATGCAGCTCTCCCACAACGTGTTTTTGATAATCATCGTAATTATCAGGAATAATTAGTTTACTGCTTGCAGCAGTAAGTGCTTTTTGCATGCTGTATCTATACTTCTTTTGAAGGTATCTCATATCACTTTTTTTATCAAATTCATTTGCTTTATCAGGGCTAAGGTATCTTTGCCAGACAACCATTGTTGGGCAATTCCAGACTCCTGCATCACGAAGATTGGCACCATATTGACCGACCGATTCAATGTCGGTTTTGGTCTTTCCTGTAAAGGGGTTAAAAAAACCGATAAGATGTTCAATGCTATGCTGGCCTGCCTTAATGGCACCATCTATTCCTATTACATCAGGGACATGCCCTAAAAAAGGAATGCTCAGCTCTTTTGCAGCTTTTGAGATAGCCATATAGGAATCTTCTGATAATGTGTGATAAATTTTTATAAATTCATAACCCTTTTTCTTTTCGTATTCTACAAATTTTCTTGCATTATTAGGATTTTCAATAAGCTTTGATAAGGGAGGAAAAAATTGAGGTTTACT
Proteins encoded:
- a CDS encoding glycoside hydrolase family 11 protein; amino-acid sequence: MKQKIRVIFSILMCFTILFTLFPANVQAATKTITSNETGTFEGYDYEYWKDNGTGTMTLTGGSTFNCSWSNINNILFRTGKKLGSTKAWQDYNGIAIDYTCNYQPNGNSYMAVYGWTEDPLVEYYIIDSYGTWKPPGNNIPSKGTITVDGRTYEVYQNSRTGPSIKGNTTFQQYWSICTSKRTSGKITVSDHFKAWEAKGMKMGKMYEVSMVVEGYQSSGKADMTKMDLTFGSSSSSPSVSSIPSPTPTRPTTSSTTQISAFDKIEAENYSSYTSSTIETIGTGNGGSGIGYIEDGNNLVFRNVNFGSGANSFKALVAGSSNTNIQLRLGSPTGTLVGTLSVAPTGDWDTYQEQTCNISNAAGVNDLYLVFSGPVNIDWFTFGGGTSPSIIPSTVPSGSSFKGDLNNDGIINMADVIQLATKFNSVTGDGKYVAAYDINNDGAINMADVIAIATYFGKAVPSTTATTKVTPTPTISTITPTSTAGKFRCFLLLGQSNMSGYPKAQASDKVTNPRILALGYTTNQWGVAVPPLHEAYQGAIGPGDWFAKTLINQLPANDTIGLIPCAENGKGIDYFLTTKYNWIVERCKLAQQRGGVIEGILFVQGETDSGQASWPGKVNTLVSNLKRDLGLGDIPFLAGELLQTGDCAGHNKLIAQLPSLIKNCHVISSSGLVEDTSDLTYNLHYDHDSQVTFGKRFAEKMGQLLGSTVPNTSSNPSPTTSSPKPTSNPNAKLLALTFDDGPDNTLTAKVLDKLDKYKVPATFMMIGQKVNSGTASIIKRIVDSGHEIGNHSWGYDSMSGMSSAAIKDSISKTNSAILQYAGVTPKFFRAPNLAYSQTLYDAVDLTFVQGVTCNDWSTSTTAQQRADTIIAGAKDGTILLMHDVQPLPHPTPEALDILIPKLQSQGYEFVTLSELFSRKGIALRANDNIAHTTLPN
- a CDS encoding ABC transporter substrate-binding protein, producing MKKSKKVLALLVCIFMTTGTLTACLSDNPGEGGSESGENATPVVSNSGDNKEVNKSPEDYKGEIVFWHFNSSEGPKISQAFNKLYPNVKVKTTIVSDRDSQYQNKLTAALRAGVGVPDVFVAESAFAKRLVEMPGAFLDLTERAKDVASKMIPFTVQVGTDKNGALKALSHQAAPGAIAYKKTVAKKYLGTDDPKAIAEMLSSEEKMLETAKILKEKSGGKVALFPTWEEPKKMYLGARSKGWVVDDKLNIDQKVMELIDFSKNLRDNKYESGLTQWTPGWSSAIAANETSMVWALPPWGVPWIINSNDKTAANGGKWGITNPPFKYFWGGTWMGIYANSQNQDIAWEFVKFFTANKDTVKKWALDNQDFPNNLEIIAEGSPSDSNIVGANLFKFYEPFVKDINGEVLTQYDDIIERTFDDVMVSYLAGKYKTKDDMVKAFKDKVKTNLKEIQVD
- a CDS encoding amidohydrolase family protein, translated to MNSLLNLCADLNLSNRPTAFIDVNVISMNNDRILENQTVIIKNGLIDTIGNSRHTPVPSDAIPIKSGKKYLLPGLVDMHVHFNSFAPFFGVKNEWALYISNGVTTVRNMWGIHIGWYHPFLNKCKKIPMCNIPIPNVYTGGQILESKPQFFPPLSKLIENPNNARKFVEYEKKKGYEFIKIYHTLSEDSYMAISKAAKELSIPFLGHVPDVIGIDGAIKAGQHSIEHLIGFFNPFTGKTKTDIESVGQYGANLRDAGVWNCPTMVVWQRYLSPDKANEFDKKSDMRYLQKKYRYSMQKALTAASSKLIIPDNYDDYQKHVVGELHKAGARILLGTDSPNPYIVPGFSAHEELENLVEAGLTPFEAIKAGTKNAAECLNRLDEFGTISVGKRADLLLLDKNPLNDIKNLKSMSGVMVRGTWLPKSALDAILNAIEKSCI